The Thermodesulfitimonas autotrophica genome includes the window GACCTCCTACGAGAACGCTGGCCCCAGGTTCGTGAAGAACTCCTTCAGGGGACCTACCGGCCCCAGCCTGTCCGCAGGGTCGAAATCCCGAAACCCGACGGAGGCGTGCGGCTGTTAGGCATCCCCACGGTGCTGGACCGCCTCATCCAGCAGGCCCTTCTGCAAGTACTGACGCCCATCTTTGACCCAGGATTCTCCGAGCAAAGTTACGGTTTCAGACCGGGACGAAACGCCCACCAGGCGGTAAGACAGGCCCAGGAGTATATTCGGCAGGGATACAGGTACGTGGTGGACATTGACCTGGAGAAGTTCTTTGACCGGGTCAACCATGACCTTCTGATGGCCAGGGTAGCGCGCAAAGTCAAGGACAAGCGCCTGCTCAGACTCATCCGGCGCTATCTTGAAGCCGGGATAATGGTCAACGGATGCTGTATCCGGCGGGAGGAGGGCACACCGCAGGGAGGGCCGCTAAGTCCCCTTTTAGCCAACATCATCCTTGACGACCTGGACAAAGAATTAGAGCGGCGTGGGCACAAATTTGCCCGTTATGCGGACGACTGCAACATCTACGTCAAGAGCCGGAGGGCGGGTCTGCGCGTGATGGAAAGCGTCCGCCGGTTTGTAGAGGGGCGGCTCAAGCTGAGAATCAACTGGGAGAAAAGTGCTGTTGACCGGCCCTGGCGGCGGAAGTTCCTGGGGTTTTCCTTCACCTGGGACAAAGAGCCGCGCATTCGGCTGGCCCCGAAGACCG containing:
- the ltrA gene encoding group II intron reverse transcriptase/maturase; translation: DLLRERWPQVREELLQGTYRPQPVRRVEIPKPDGGVRLLGIPTVLDRLIQQALLQVLTPIFDPGFSEQSYGFRPGRNAHQAVRQAQEYIRQGYRYVVDIDLEKFFDRVNHDLLMARVARKVKDKRLLRLIRRYLEAGIMVNGCCIRREEGTPQGGPLSPLLANIILDDLDKELERRGHKFARYADDCNIYVKSRRAGLRVMESVRRFVEGRLKLRINWEKSAVDRPWRRKFLGFSFTWDKEPRIRLAPKTAQRFKDKIRQLTKRSRSISLKERLEQLNAYLKGWVGYFRLIDTPSVFQSLDEWIRRRLRMCLLKQWKKPRTKWRNLVVLGIPKGWARLVAGSRKGYWRLAISPQVSKALGLAYWRDQGLISLVEGYRELRSTL